The following are encoded in a window of Castanea sativa cultivar Marrone di Chiusa Pesio chromosome 5, ASM4071231v1 genomic DNA:
- the LOC142633498 gene encoding alpha N-terminal protein methyltransferase 1, whose protein sequence is MRENVLFSSPSYKFTLTPTHIYFFSLQTPKLRRSRVRTKAMEVGGLDSKGREFKNAEEMWREQAGDPSKKCDWYKHGVGYWEGVEASVNGVLGGYAQVNEPDVEGSEAFLNTLLSERFPNSDHLAALDCGSGIGRVTKNLLIRYFNEVDLLEPVSHFLDAARENLGHTSSDKHKATNFFCMPLQEFTPDAGRYDVIWVQWCIGHLTDDDFVSFFNRAKAGLKPGGFFVLKENIARTGFVLDNEDRSITRSDSYFRELFQKCGLHIYQSKDQKGLPEELFAVKMYALTTDSPKRVHWTRSKVKANMPRIIK, encoded by the exons atgagagaaaatgtGTTGTTCTCTTCGCCCTCTTATAAATTCACACTCACTCCCACTCACATCTATTTCTTCTCACTCCAAACTCCGAAGCTACGACGCAGCAGAGTCCGCACAAAGGCAATGGAGGTGGGAGGGTTAGATTCCAAAGGGCGCGAGTTCAAGAACGCGGAGGAGATGTGGCGTGAACAGGCGGGCGATCCCAGCAAGAAGTGCGATTGGTACAAGCATGGCGTGGGGTATTGGGAAGGCGTGGAGGCATCTGTCAATGGTGTTCTTGGTGGGTATGCCCAGGTCAATGAGCCCGATGTTGAGGGTAGCGAAGCTTTCCTCAATACCCTCTTGTCTGAACGCTTCCCTAATTCTGACCACCTCGCTGCTCTTG ATTGTGGTTCTGGCATTGGGAGAGTCACAAAAAATCTTCTCATAAGATATTTCAATGAG GTTGATCTTCTTGAGCCTGTATCACATTTCTTAGATGCTGCCCGTGAAAATTTGGGTCATACGTCCTCAGATAAGCACAAAgccactaattttttttgtatgccTCTTCAG GAATTCACTCCAGATGCTGGAAGATACGATGTTATATGGGTGCAGTGGTGTATTGGGCATCTCACAGATGATGACTTTGTATCATTCTTTAACAGAGCTAAG GCTGGCCTAAAACCTGGTGGATTTTTTGTCCTGAAGGAGAACATAGCCAGAACTG GATTTGTGCTGGACAATGAAGATCGAAGCATCACCAGGTCTGATTCATACTTTAGGGAGCTCTTTCAGAAGTGTGGGTTGCATATTTACCAATCAAAG gATCAAAAGGGATTGCCCGAGGAACTATTTGCTGTGAAGATGTATGCATTAACTACTGATTCACCAAAGAGGGTTCATTGGACTAGATCTAAGGTAAAAGCAAATATGCCTAGAATCATTAAGTGA
- the LOC142635559 gene encoding putative LRR receptor-like serine/threonine-protein kinase RFK1, which produces MASISETLLLFLSIILTLSRAMHPASVVEDLNNLKPPPDFDTTIRTNCIHNPSLRYCNSSDLNEIFKSTIVASHLCNESRNPNCVETFPKIDLRSRPKIAPLYLSFSFFWKYCPLSILSIDLSNNSMKGSFPIDVLQCTQIHALDLSHNELTGDVPIHSFSPLTNLTLLNLSYNYFSESTMSDTEFFKRFSASSFIHSGLLPNQKKFTIKAIILLVGFPIFVILMVGCFWWLCFVRPDFLPRVFRRKNKFTPLMLKAATNGFSRENLVGKGEGVDMYRGVLRDGTQVRIEIYRDDISRESQRRFEEECKVLVQLSHENIVQVLGSCSRRKLRAIVTEWMEGENVEIWLSRSAPSWKHRLKILMGVVKGMCYLQEEWPEVGYDLRTSSVLLSDNLRPLISRFKVGDQSSSTRKIHKFGVFLLEIVVSSRLSDESKSDEVGFIDHIRKQYPGNLREVIDERMKMTETSFDQAKQLIRLGLMCTDQSGSHHPHLSQIADIITRAYESWNVLASPTHKRSPGDRGKGHKRIQSR; this is translated from the exons ATGGCTTCCATTTCAGAAACTCTCCTTCTATTTTTATCCATAATATTGACCTTATCACGTGCTATGCACCCTGCGTCAGTGGTAGAAGACCTCAACAATTTAAAACCACCTCCAGATTTCGACACCACAATAAGGACTAATTGCATACACAACCCATCCTTAAGATACTGCAATTCCTCTGACCTCAACGAAATCTTCAAATCCACCATTGTTGCAAGTCATCTCTGCAATGAGTCGAGGAACCCAAACTGTGTAGAAACATTCCCCAAGATAGACCTCAGAAGCCGTCCTAAGATCGCGCCACTCTACTTGTCATTCAGTTTCTTTTGGAAGTACTGCCCATTAAGCATCTTATCAATTGATTTGTCCAACAATTCTATGAAGGGTAGTTTTCCAATTGATGTCCTCCAATGCACCCAAATCCATGCTCTTGATTTGAGCCACAATGAACTTACTGGTGATGTTCCAATACACAGCTTCTCTCCCCTTACAAACCTCACACTTCTTAATCTGTCATACAATTATTTTTCTGAAAGTACAATGTCTGATACCGAGTTCTTCAAACGCTTCAGTGCTTCAAGTTTTATTCATTCGGGTCTTCTCCCAAACCAGAAGAAGTTTACTATCAAAGCCATAATCTTATTGGTTGGTTTCCCCATTTTTGTGATTCTGATGGTGGGTTGCTTTTGGTGGCTTTGTTTTGTAAGGCCTGATTTTCTGCCTAGAGTGTTTCGTAGAAAGAACAAGTTCACACCATTGATGCTTAAGGCAGCAACCAATGGGTTTTCAAGAGAGAATTTGGTGGGAAAAGGCGAGGGAGTTGATATGTACAGAGGAGTACTAAGAGATGGTACCCAAGTGAGGATTGAGATCTATAGGGATGACATTTCAAGAGAAAGCCAACGgagatttgaagaagaatgcAAGGTTCTTGTTCAATTATCTCACGAGAACATAGTTCAGGTTTTGGGATCCTGTAGTAGACGAAAACTGAGGGCTATTGTCACAGAATGGATGGAGGGTGAGAATGTTGAAATATGGTTATCAAGGTCAGCTCCATCATGGAAGCACAGGTTGAAAATATTGATGGGAGTGGTGAAGGGGATGTGTTATCTGCAGGAGGAATGGCCTGAAGTAGGGTATGATCTCAGGACAAGCAGTGTTTTGTTGTCTGACAATCTAAGGCCATTGATTTCAAGGTTTAAGGTTGGAGATCAAAGTAGTAGTACAAGGA AGATTCACAAGTTTGGAGTATTCTTACTGGAGATTGTAGTTAGCAGCAGGCTGAGTGATGAGTCCAAGAGTGATGAGGTTGGCTTTATTGATCACATCAGAAAGCAATATCCTGGAAATCTGAGGGAGGTGATTGATGAGAGAATGAAAATGACAGAAACTTCGTTTGATCAAGCGAAACAGTTAATACGCCTAGGTTTAATGTGCACAGATCAGTCAGGCAGTCATCATCCGCACTTAAGTCAGATTGCTGATATAATAACTAGAGCTTATGAATCTTGGAATGTTTTGGCATCTCCTACTCATAAAAGATCACCTGGAGATAGAGGTAAAGGACACAAGCGCATACAATCAAGATAA